From Candidatus Methylomirabilis tolerans, one genomic window encodes:
- a CDS encoding molybdopterin-dependent oxidoreductase, giving the protein MKLSRRELLKTLVGASAAIISSPDVLLPSPEGLAEAAETAVEAWKKSPCRFCGVGCGVLVGLQEGKVVAVKGDPEAPVNRGLLCIKGYSLPKILYGPDRYSVPLLRQGNKFVKISWSQALDIMASKFKETIQQHGPESVAVYFSGQTTIFEGYAINKLMKAGIGSNNVESNARLCMASAVTGFYSTFGMDEPMGCYDDFELTDTFFVWGSNFAEMHPILYSRMVERKHQDSNVKVVSLQTYLNRSTDEPADIVAIFKPHSDLAIANAMAHIIVKEGLANEAFIQQHVTFKKGLTGIGYGMEDNFEYGGASETSWKTYKPFADKGQPISFEEYKQFLETYTPEYAEKLSGVPADTIRQIARLLGDPKRKAVSCWTMGFNQHVRGTWINNLVYNLHLLTGKIAEPGNGPLSLTGQPSACGTTREVGVLSHTLPGGMSIANPEHRKKTAHIWNVPVEKISPRPGYHTMEMFRALDRGDIKVIWINTTNPFQTLPHVSRYRRGARKGGKRFVIVSDVYPSETARHADLILPSAMWVEKEGMFGNTERRTQHWFKMVDPPGEAKDDLWQIVELAKRLDLGHLFAYGEEPLQKALFEEYRKFGQGSGKDLAPYDVYAKVRGGLRWPVVEGKETRWRYREGFDPYVKKGEGIRFYGQPDGRAVVWARPYEPPAEQPDAKYPLWLTTGRVLEHWHTGTITRRVLELHRAVPFAAVWINPEDAGALGIKAGDSVRVQSRRGEIVTKAQLDGRNTVPKGVIFVPFFDENVLINLVTLDAYDPISKQPDFKKCAVRIEKA; this is encoded by the coding sequence ATGAAACTTTCTCGTAGAGAGCTGTTAAAGACCTTGGTGGGAGCAAGCGCAGCAATCATTTCCTCCCCTGATGTCTTACTTCCTAGCCCTGAGGGTCTCGCGGAGGCTGCGGAGACGGCGGTAGAGGCCTGGAAGAAAAGCCCCTGTCGCTTCTGTGGCGTCGGATGCGGCGTGCTGGTAGGTCTTCAGGAAGGTAAAGTGGTGGCCGTCAAGGGTGATCCGGAGGCCCCAGTCAATCGAGGCCTTCTCTGCATCAAGGGCTATAGTTTACCCAAAATTCTCTATGGTCCTGACCGCTATAGTGTACCGCTGCTTCGCCAAGGCAACAAGTTTGTCAAGATCTCTTGGAGCCAGGCGTTGGATATCATGGCCTCCAAGTTTAAAGAGACTATCCAACAGCATGGTCCGGAGTCGGTAGCGGTGTACTTCTCGGGTCAAACAACCATCTTTGAAGGCTACGCCATCAATAAATTGATGAAGGCTGGGATAGGCTCCAACAACGTTGAGAGCAATGCGCGCCTCTGCATGGCCTCGGCCGTGACCGGTTTCTACTCGACCTTCGGCATGGATGAGCCGATGGGGTGTTACGACGATTTCGAGTTGACCGATACCTTTTTTGTCTGGGGCTCAAACTTCGCCGAGATGCATCCGATCCTCTACTCGCGGATGGTTGAGCGGAAGCACCAGGATTCCAACGTCAAGGTTGTCAGTCTACAAACCTATCTGAACCGTAGCACCGATGAACCCGCAGATATCGTAGCTATTTTCAAGCCTCACTCAGATCTCGCTATTGCGAATGCTATGGCCCATATCATCGTGAAAGAGGGGCTCGCAAACGAGGCGTTTATTCAGCAGCATGTCACCTTTAAGAAGGGGCTGACAGGGATCGGCTATGGTATGGAAGACAACTTTGAGTATGGCGGGGCCTCGGAAACCAGTTGGAAGACGTACAAACCTTTTGCCGATAAGGGCCAGCCGATCAGTTTCGAGGAGTACAAGCAATTCCTGGAAACCTACACACCGGAATATGCGGAAAAACTCTCCGGCGTCCCGGCTGACACGATCCGTCAGATTGCTCGGCTCTTGGGCGATCCAAAGCGTAAGGCCGTGTCCTGTTGGACGATGGGCTTTAATCAGCACGTACGCGGTACCTGGATCAACAACCTTGTCTATAACCTCCACCTTCTTACCGGAAAAATTGCCGAGCCCGGCAACGGTCCCTTATCGCTGACCGGGCAGCCTTCAGCGTGCGGGACGACGCGGGAGGTAGGCGTGCTGTCCCACACGCTTCCTGGGGGCATGTCTATCGCGAATCCGGAGCATCGGAAAAAAACCGCGCACATCTGGAATGTTCCGGTTGAGAAAATTTCACCCAGACCAGGGTACCACACCATGGAGATGTTTCGTGCGTTGGATCGTGGTGATATCAAGGTCATCTGGATCAACACTACCAACCCTTTTCAGACGCTTCCCCATGTGAGTCGCTATCGCAGGGGTGCGCGAAAAGGGGGCAAGCGGTTTGTTATTGTCTCCGATGTGTATCCCAGCGAAACCGCTCGGCACGCCGATCTCATCCTTCCGTCGGCCATGTGGGTCGAGAAGGAGGGGATGTTCGGCAACACTGAGCGGCGCACGCAGCACTGGTTTAAGATGGTAGACCCGCCTGGCGAAGCGAAGGACGATCTCTGGCAGATCGTCGAGTTGGCCAAGCGTCTTGATTTGGGACACCTGTTCGCCTACGGGGAGGAGCCTTTACAAAAGGCGCTCTTTGAGGAGTATCGAAAATTCGGCCAGGGGTCCGGAAAAGACCTCGCACCCTATGATGTGTATGCGAAGGTTCGAGGCGGGCTACGCTGGCCGGTTGTCGAGGGAAAAGAAACACGATGGCGTTACAGGGAGGGGTTCGACCCGTACGTCAAGAAGGGCGAGGGCATCCGTTTTTACGGCCAGCCTGATGGTCGTGCTGTGGTCTGGGCGCGCCCTTACGAGCCGCCGGCCGAGCAGCCCGATGCAAAATATCCTTTGTGGCTCACGACGGGCCGCGTCCTTGAACACTGGCATACAGGGACCATTACGCGAAGAGTTCTTGAGCTTCACCGTGCCGTCCCCTTCGCTGCCGTATGGATCAATCCCGAGGACGCGGGTGCCTTGGGAATCAAGGCTGGGGACTCAGTCCGTGTCCAATCGCGCCGCGGCGAGATCGTCACAAAGGCTCAATTAGACGGAAGAAACACGGTCCCGAAAGGAGTGATTTTTGTTCCTTTCTTCGACGAAAATGTTTTAATAAATTTGGTCACACTTGATGCCTACGATCCTATTTCCAAGCAGCCGGACTTTAAAAAGTGTGCGGTTCGGATCGAGAAGGCGTGA
- a CDS encoding nitrate reductase cytochrome c-type subunit, translated as MMKPLTRFCFRLFFLGLLAALSVSTLVEPVAAQQGSKRLPRAYEGAPPLIPHDAEARKGVCLACHEFGIAGAPIVPHPTRNHFCLQCHVGQDLSVKAFSSVSSQEEKRPE; from the coding sequence ATGATGAAGCCGCTTACGAGATTCTGCTTCCGGCTTTTCTTCTTGGGCTTATTGGCCGCTCTGAGCGTCAGTACGCTTGTTGAGCCGGTTGCTGCCCAACAAGGCAGTAAGCGACTGCCTCGTGCCTATGAAGGCGCTCCGCCCTTAATCCCCCACGATGCGGAAGCGAGGAAAGGCGTGTGCCTGGCATGTCACGAATTCGGGATCGCCGGGGCTCCGATTGTCCCGCATCCGACGCGTAATCATTTTTGCTTGCAGTGTCATGTTGGCCAGGACCTTTCGGTGAAAGCATTCTCGTCCGTTTCGTCTCAGGAAGAGAAGAGACCAGAGTGA
- a CDS encoding AsnC family transcriptional regulator, producing MPEIDAIDRNLLDAVQAGIPLVECPYRALGEGLGLTEGDVLERIARLKADSIIRNIGAIFDTSRLGYRSSLVGFRLREECVDEAAVLVNAHPGVSHNYLRSFAFSNDYRPAAYCPYNMWFTLAVEPESRLGLEDSVAVLARDTKAEAARLFPALRVFKIGVRLDMDAEAAGARKEAGNFFTGNGGAAAGYCLNPTERRIVQILQHDLALVEKPFCEIARQCGLDVETLLAGARELLQRKIMRRFAAILNHRKAGYTGNVMAAWPVSEEKVEAIGLQMAQFRAVSHCYQRPAYPEWPFTLFTMVHQKSREACEETVAAISRETGISDYAMLWTTREFKKVRLKYFTEDYAAWEEQTATRVPL from the coding sequence GTGCCCGAGATTGACGCAATTGATCGTAACCTGCTGGATGCGGTGCAGGCCGGTATCCCACTTGTGGAGTGCCCGTACCGCGCCCTCGGCGAAGGCCTGGGACTGACCGAGGGTGATGTGCTTGAGCGCATTGCCAGACTCAAAGCCGACAGCATTATCCGGAACATCGGCGCTATCTTCGATACGTCGCGCCTTGGCTATCGGTCATCGCTGGTCGGCTTTAGACTGCGCGAGGAGTGTGTTGACGAAGCGGCTGTCCTGGTTAACGCTCATCCGGGGGTAAGCCACAATTACCTGCGCTCGTTCGCATTTTCCAACGACTACAGGCCCGCTGCGTATTGCCCGTACAATATGTGGTTTACCCTCGCGGTTGAGCCTGAGAGCCGGCTTGGACTCGAGGACAGCGTGGCCGTGTTAGCACGGGATACGAAGGCCGAGGCGGCACGTCTCTTTCCAGCGCTCAGAGTTTTTAAGATCGGGGTGCGTCTGGATATGGACGCTGAAGCTGCAGGCGCACGCAAGGAAGCGGGCAATTTCTTCACAGGCAACGGTGGCGCCGCGGCCGGGTATTGCTTAAATCCTACTGAGCGCCGGATCGTGCAGATTCTGCAACATGATCTGGCGCTTGTCGAGAAGCCGTTTTGCGAGATTGCGCGGCAATGCGGACTGGACGTTGAGACGTTATTAGCCGGTGCTCGGGAGCTTCTGCAGCGGAAGATCATGCGCCGCTTTGCTGCGATCCTCAACCACCGCAAGGCCGGCTACACCGGAAACGTGATGGCGGCGTGGCCGGTATCTGAAGAAAAGGTAGAGGCCATAGGACTTCAAATGGCACAGTTCCGAGCGGTGAGCCACTGCTATCAACGCCCCGCCTATCCGGAGTGGCCGTTTACACTCTTTACGATGGTTCATCAGAAGAGCCGTGAAGCGTGTGAGGAGACGGTGGCGGCGATCAGTCGCGAGACAGGAATCAGTGACTATGCGATGCTGTGGACGACGCGAGAATTCAAAAAAGTACGGTTGAAATATTTCACCGAAGATTATGCGGCCTGGGAGGAGCAAACTGCCACCCGGGTTCCTCTGTAA